From Oryzias latipes chromosome 18, ASM223467v1:
tgcaggtgtgtgtgtctacaggtgtgtgtgtgtctgcaggtgtgtgcctgcaggtgtgtgtctgcaggtgtgtgtctgcaggtgtgtgtgtttacaggtgtgtgtgtgtgcctgcaggtgtgtgtctgcaggtgtgtgcctgcaggtgtgtgtctgcaggtgtgtgtctgcaggtgtgtgtctgcaggtgtgtgtttccCAGCAGGTGTGTGTACCTGAGCACTTCCGTGTTGCTTGCTCTCTTCGGACAGCCACAGCGACAGAACCGTTGGGTCTGACTGTTTCACACTGGGTTCATCAAGAACCAGAAGACCCAGAGAGTCTGGTTTCCCATCTGGACGGGGGACCTGAACGCCACACAAGCACATTCTTAGAGGGGCCCAGCTGGGCTGGGTCGTGGTTCTGCTccagttctggttctggttctgaacaACTACTTCTTTCTCAGCAGATTGGAACTGCTGGTTCAGGAGGAACTGAAACCAGATCAGAACATCATGGTCTGCATGGGTCCATACACTATTACTGACTCTGGGTCAGTGAAACAACCGGAACCACTAGAACTCAAACTTCGGTGGCCTTAGGGGAGGGGCTTAACCAGATCCTCTGGCTCCACCCATGGCTAATCACCTGGATCACTGACCAACAGAAGATGGCAGAGCAGGGTGCCGTCAgacagaacagaaccagaaccgtctGGACCGTGGGAGTGTTTGTACCTTCAGGAAGGCGTCGATGTCGCCCACAGCCGGGATGAAGTCTGGGATGAAGGGTTTGAGGCGGAGCTCCAGATCGAAGCTCTGAGGAGTGTACCTGAGGAGACGAAGGTCAGAGCGTGCACGTGTGTAGACCGTGCACGTGGGGAGGCCCTACCGTGTGATGTACTGGAACAGCTCCTTGATGTCGGTGCTGACGGGCAGGTTGGCGTAGTCCGCCGGGTCGTACTCCAGAGCCTGCGAGGACTCATCGTCTTCATCCTCATCAGAGTCCTCAGAGTcggactcctcctcctcctcttcctcctcttcctcctcgttgGGACTGGCCCCCGGGTGGGACCTGGCTGCCGGCTCTGTGGCCCTCTGGGGCCGCGGCTCCTCGTCAAACTCgtcgctgctgctgcgggccgaCATCAGGCTGCGGACCCGCCGCCGAGCCCCCAGCTCTGACTGAGAGGAGCAGAACCGGGTCTGAAAGGTTCTGAACCGTTAAGAACCAACAGGGGGGGCGGTCACGGATGCAGAAACTGGACTTGGTTCTGGCTTTGGTGTCTGGgttctttcacaataaaagcctccTCCTGCTTGGAAGAAAAGTAAATTGTGCCTCTGTCGGTTTGCTATCATC
This genomic window contains:
- the ift46 gene encoding intraflagellar transport protein 46 homolog isoform X2, with amino-acid sequence MSARSSSDEFDEEPRPQRATEPAARSHPGASPNEEEEEEEEEEESDSEDSDEDEDDESSQALEYDPADYANLPVSTDIKELFQYITRYTPQSFDLELRLKPFIPDFIPAVGDIDAFLKVPRPDGKPDSLGLLVLDEPSVKQSDPTVLSLWLSEESKQHGSAQMQKVASVSSPHTNPRAVDSWVDSISALHRSKPPASVHYSHPMPDIDSLMQEWPPEMEEQLGRLQPPPAHLSCSLGEYVDVACGLLDIPVYSGRIQSLHLLFSLYLEFRDSLHFTSRG
- the ift46 gene encoding intraflagellar transport protein 46 homolog isoform X1 — its product is MDRARGPRLLRNQPYDESLEADGEERSLRSPEPGGPRQSELGARRRVRSLMSARSSSDEFDEEPRPQRATEPAARSHPGASPNEEEEEEEEEEESDSEDSDEDEDDESSQALEYDPADYANLPVSTDIKELFQYITRYTPQSFDLELRLKPFIPDFIPAVGDIDAFLKVPRPDGKPDSLGLLVLDEPSVKQSDPTVLSLWLSEESKQHGSAQMQKVASVSSPHTNPRAVDSWVDSISALHRSKPPASVHYSHPMPDIDSLMQEWPPEMEEQLGRLQPPPAHLSCSLGEYVDVACGLLDIPVYSGRIQSLHLLFSLYLEFRDSLHFTSRG